AGCACCACGGTACTCAGTCGATCACTGTACAATATACAAACGGACGAACAGACCACGAACTACCAAAATGCAGGTGAgaatttaaacgttttttttttgctttcgaGTCTCCGCGACTAAACTTCTCACCGCGATACCTAATGTTTTGGATATCGCGTTTGGCGTATGTCGTATTAACAGGTCACGTTAGTCCTCTCATCGTTGCTGTTGGCCGTTGCAGTCAGCGCCTACCCCGCTCAAGGCCCCGAATCTAAGGCGGTCATCCTGACCCAAGAACAAGAAGTCAACTTCGACGGCAACTTCAAGAACAAgtatgaaataacaataatactgtCTTGATATATTACGTTTTTCGTTGTCGGTctcttgataatattaattgatccAAGTGTTAGAATTGTTCACTCGTCTCGAGATTGCAGCCGACACTTTGAAAGTTAAAACGCGAAAAAACCCACTCataggttattatattatattttgtaataatcgTTCGCGACTagcaaaacaatttatttatgttttcatGTGCAACGTATTTCGTTGGCGCGTTTGGATATCAACATAACGTCtgtattacgttattattatattctgtattatcTCAACTACGTTTACATGGCGAAGTTAAAACGAGTTTAAGTCCACGGATAATTTGTTACTCCTAAAGAAAATAACCCAGACTATCAGTAAGAAAGCGAGTATCTATGGATTTAAAACCGTTTTAACGTCACCACGTAAACGTAGTCTATATCACGTTTCGTATAAGACACTTCGTGGTTACATCTATAGCAATcccgcgtacctatatatacgacTTCAAATATTACCTATGATGTTCTAAATGTTTTTCGTTTGGTACACGCCGTTTATGTAACGACGTTACAAGTATCTCTGCAGTAGTATCTTTGCGGTAGCGACTCGGCAAACCGCCTTCGGACTATATTGCAGCACGaattcgttaaaacgaaaattcGTTTACATAATGTGTTCGCGCGGagtgtgtacctataatattacacgaGAAGACCACGTACTTGAAAATGATCAAAGATTTGTGTAGTTAATAGTCAATAGTTACAAGTATATAGAAGTTATGTCATGATGTAGTTGGCTTAAAGAACGAATTTCGTAATAATTTCCTCGGACGACCGTAGTAATACTAGTAATTAAGGGCAAGTTATGCTCCCGGGTGtcatatatcattataactacatttatttatgaattaatgacaatattatgtaggtatgatTGTATAAACTGCGGCGGTATTAATGCAAAGAGGGCGTTCGAAGTAGGCAAAACGGCTGCTCGTTTCGCGGTCAGCCTTTCGCGCttgtttaatatcaatataaatttccAAAGCGGTCGTTTATTTTTCTCGTTTCGCAACATTCGATTCGTATGTGATTTATGTGTATCTCAGGTCTTAAGTCACGGAATGCCCCTCGCCTTTCACCGAAaacgtacaattattattactatctgtAATGTTCCGACGATTCCGATCTGAAACTCTGTGCGTTCGTGCGGTGGTTACGTAACGACACGTGTGCATGTGTAAGGTGCACAATAATTAGaattacaatattcataatattattatattattcaccgTATAATAATGCATGGTGGTAAAAATCGAATCGTTTCAGATTCGAAACCGACAACGGCATCAAACAAGACGCAGTCGGTTACGCAAAGGCCGGCGCCGAAGGCCCAGTCTCAGTCGTCCAGGGCACAGGTTCCTACGTAGCCCCAGACGGTTCGGTCATCTCAATCGGTTACACCGCTGACGAGTTCGGTTACCATCCATACGGCGCCCATCTGCCCACTTCACCACCAATTCCAGCAGAGATCCAAGAGTCTCTCAAATTATTGGCCTCTCTGCCCAGCACACCCGAACCACAGTACCAGTGAACGCCTCCTATAGATACAGTTCCGCTCCTTTCGTTctacaataatgttatataaacttTTTCAATTATACTATCATTCTTCGTCTCACCCTTTCCATTTTGCAAGACGTTCTGCATCGGATCGTCATCGTATATTGTGCACTGCACCCACACCATtctttgtaaatttattattattattatgtatcatattgttgtgtataattatattatataactgccCATTTACCATCGTCTACTTGAAGACGCGaacgtacgtatataataaatataatataatgtgtttttaaaaaacaaatcaattgcgttttttttttatcatttctgTTCAAAAGATAATCTTACGAGATTACCGAGAAAACCCaactattactatattatagtaattacacACACTGCAGTGGCTATAGTTGACGATCTTCTTAAAGGGGTTGATGGCGAAAAATTGCTTTGTTCTGTATACTTTAAGATTGTCATTAAACAAGTGAAATAGTAAATCAtgagtaaaatgtattactatCAAAACCTTGTAACCTACTAAGTtctaaaaaaaccaataattaaagTACCAATaagttgatttatatttttgtaaatgtataaCCCCACCAATAACAGCAGAACGaatatagtattaactattaaaacatatttatatttattaagtatattattataacataaaagatataaaaaaaaggattgAACGGAATGGAATtcatggttataaattatattacacctTTGTAACTCCTGCAGCCGAAGTAAGCGAAAGACAACGGTTGCCGAATTATTCCGACTTGTGTGGCCGTTTTAAATATCAAGTTTAAACTTAGAATCCTTCTGAGAATATTAATGCTTAAGATTTAAACAGCGAATATCCcagaaatttgtaaaattttagtgGCATGAAggagctaaaaatattataatagaatagatGTATAGGCATAAAGGCTAAAAGAATATAAAACTGTTTTCTTATCTTTATACGTCataatctaactatataaatgtgaaatgaatataatataaaaggcaAGTATGTGTATGGTTGTGGTTTATAGACTCAAAAATTATTTGGCCGATTTTTACACAAACTTCAGAGATTACTTTTAGAGataacagaaatattttaagaatagtttGAACCACATCCGATAGGTGGCGCTgaacaaactttaaaaaatatttttgtccatTACATATCATATAAGCCATAAACTACTgccatctatattttatatgtacacTTAGTAAGTTGTAACATACTGTAGCCGCTGTTATACGTTTTTGAATTGACATTTGACATTTAAATCAACAATCTTACGAATGAAAAACAAAGTCAAAATTGACACGTGCAATGTGCATCAGGTTTTCCGCTAACATTGTGAGATTCATTtgctttatataaaaaatatatatatttatattggatgtccaaatgaattatattattttaaacaataatatatctgCCTATATACTAGATAGTATGCGTTTATCTCTGGGTATTAAGGCAGAGGGGTAATTAACTGGTGCTCATGCTGTACATATTATGCTGAAGTGTATTGGTTAacgagttatattttaattgtgattacgtacttaaaaatatctaaaatttaagACTATAACTTACTTAAAGCAGTAACATAACTATGCGCGTGCAAAGCCGGCACGGGTCAACTATAGTCAAAAACATATtctaatcatattatactttaatccTTAATCATACATTGTTGTTCAACATCAATTGTTGACTAAAATGTAACACAATGCAAACTGGATGgtaaaatgatatataaaaaaaaaatggtaaatgttctaatttgttgtataaatagttATCATTTACCAACGTAGTATATCTATAATCTGCTTATAATTAATGTGAAGtaataaaagtgaaaaaaaaaaatatataaaagtgtTACAGGGTTCATAAAGCAGAATTCTATAgcataaaattacatattgcaataatttttttaatagtatttagtCTCTGTTATTATGGTAAGATGGCGCTCTtagtataagttttaatttttttttttttacaaattatgtcaaatatactatatacgatTAGAACCGATAATACTATGAGTATttgattgttaaaattaaaactgtaatttttgcTAGgtattaatctaaaataaattacttttactttCACTTGAGCAAATAcgagttattgttattatacctcTAAAATATACATGGCCACAATgccaaatattatgtaggtacttcagAATTAtcattcttaatttattatcacatttttattagatcatattaatatattttccagCAGTACCTATTCTAGGCGTTTTGGTTCCAAATGAAAAGTCACTGTGAAAAGTGTTCTACAACTTCTTAATCGACAAGTCATTAATGTAGAACGAAGAGTgccagtatatatatatatatatctatggtTTAAAGTCAATTAAGACGCGACCGGTATTATAATTGTGTGGTAACTTTATAACTCTTTTGTTTGTAATACCTACCAAGGGGCGTATTTAGTTGGGAAATATGGGGGATAGAACccgaattataattaaatacattacattgACATATAGGCGTCACCACTGCTGTCAATAGTCACTGTATTTGTCGACTGCTGGACGTCAAATGGATTATTATGTAAATCcagtatatatagataaaataacaatacgtcataatattataatatgatatcaataTATCAATTTGTTGTCAATTGTTACAATGTAATGATTGCCAaggttgaatatttaatttgaaaatattttcacactttttttacCAATGTTAAGACAATGAAGGTGATGTTAGCGACATAGGGTACaggataaaatatgtatttagataataaataatagtaattaatcttataggtatttatacatCAAAGCTAATAATTAAAGTTACGAGTGTGTTGCtctttaacataaaaaaattaacattctgaaattgataactttgttcaattctttgaatttaatatattcgTACAGACGcatatatagtctataattaactattacaaGTTAGAGTTGGTTAAAAATGCGTAcgcattatataaaaatacttttcaaaaaaaatcgattttgtcaaaaattcgTGTCTCATAAATTTTCTTGcaaaatatattgcataatatattttactgacaTACGTAGGTATGTcatgacaaaaatatttcaagtcCGTacgcttttaaaataataaaataaaatataaaacattttccatttttaatgaTGTATAGTTTATGGAATGACTTTTTCCCTTAAATTGACATGACATGTCTTTGCACATCgtgcaaatttaaaattactatactgTACGTAGTGTAGTATCTACACAGCGTAAAAACGACTAATCATACTGtacataaaatttgaaatcagatttaattaattaattcgcGTGTTTCAGTAAGTGCTTATAAAAGAGTTAAGAAACTGGATTTTCTggtttagtataattattttggaaaacaatttgtg
The Metopolophium dirhodum isolate CAU chromosome 7, ASM1992520v1, whole genome shotgun sequence DNA segment above includes these coding regions:
- the LOC132948362 gene encoding endocuticle structural glycoprotein SgAbd-4-like, with product MKLELVFQIANLLVCNNSDYLEFLDEYCTPVIITVCRSTWVHAIIYKTAPSYYPQSLRTAPRYSVDHCTIYKRTNRPRTTKMQVTLVLSSLLLAVAVSAYPAQGPESKAVILTQEQEVNFDGNFKNKFETDNGIKQDAVGYAKAGAEGPVSVVQGTGSYVAPDGSVISIGYTADEFGYHPYGAHLPTSPPIPAEIQESLKLLASLPSTPEPQYQ